One window of the Geminocystis sp. M7585_C2015_104 genome contains the following:
- a CDS encoding monovalent cation/H(+) antiporter subunit G has product MMTNASYFLLILGLIFWTWGTITILEKRSVLYKLHGISVSDTLGSILIVIGLALQGGHKLSLLILAIISLALWNTMLGYVLAYCSNEQGGKKLDG; this is encoded by the coding sequence ATGATGACAAATGCCAGTTACTTTCTATTAATTTTGGGCTTAATATTCTGGACATGGGGTACCATAACTATCCTAGAGAAAAGGTCAGTGTTGTATAAACTACACGGTATCTCTGTATCGGATACCCTAGGTTCAATTTTGATAGTAATAGGGCTGGCACTGCAAGGGGGGCATAAATTATCCCTGCTAATTTTGGCAATAATTTCTCTGGCTCTGTGGAATACAATGTTGGGTTACGTTTTAGCTTATTGTAGTAATGAACAGGGAGGTAAAAAACTAGATGGATGA
- a CDS encoding DUF4040 domain-containing protein, with product MDELYVYLVVALLPIASLLQLLQENPYQALVVRGILGAIAVLSYIVLGAADVALTEALVGTLLGIILYIVAVRSSFVIRLGVVKGEYGEEFKNILEETRKIIKKIHLRLELVYSPDEETLQEAFCQKQIHGFLIYSPEKKYILHVRTKGILELIGREIKTEYLILGGEYDKNFVRNGSSSLNDKNSITTK from the coding sequence ATGGATGAGCTTTATGTTTATTTGGTTGTAGCCTTGTTGCCCATCGCTTCTCTTCTCCAATTATTACAAGAAAACCCTTATCAGGCCCTGGTGGTAAGGGGAATTTTAGGGGCAATTGCAGTTTTAAGTTATATTGTTTTGGGGGCAGCTGATGTGGCCTTGACAGAGGCACTAGTGGGCACACTCTTGGGGATTATTTTATATATAGTAGCCGTCCGTTCCTCTTTTGTAATCCGTCTGGGAGTTGTTAAGGGGGAATATGGGGAAGAATTTAAAAACATCCTCGAGGAAACTAGGAAAATAATCAAGAAAATACATCTTCGTTTAGAATTAGTATACTCCCCAGATGAAGAGACATTACAGGAGGCATTTTGCCAAAAACAAATCCATGGGTTTTTAATATATAGTCCCGAAAAAAAATACATACTCCATGTCAGAACAAAGGGAATACTTGAGTTAATTGGCAGGGAGATAAAAACAGAATATTTAATTCTAGGAGGAGAATATGATAAAAATTTTGTACGTAATGGCAGCAGTAGCCTTAATGATAAAAATTCTATTACTACCAAATGA
- a CDS encoding HEAT repeat domain-containing protein, which produces MSMDALFEQLRHPNPHLREEAIWQIAESRDETTIPRLMSLLGEEDVVYRRAAVKTLGAIGLPAVNPLVETLLTSDNPVVRASCGKALAQVAVNYPDIVFPEEALAGLKACIEDPNPVVHLVSIMALGEMGTQGLEILTESLQTTENPSVAMAVINALGSIPDPRAMDALNAVCQDESRDEMLREAAKSATSRLEQVIKFKEVNDARFNR; this is translated from the coding sequence ATGAGTATGGATGCCCTATTTGAACAGTTAAGACATCCTAACCCCCATTTACGAGAAGAGGCCATATGGCAAATTGCCGAATCCCGGGATGAGACTACTATTCCCCGCTTAATGAGTTTATTGGGGGAGGAGGATGTGGTATATCGACGGGCGGCGGTAAAAACCCTTGGTGCCATAGGCTTGCCTGCTGTAAACCCCCTAGTGGAGACTCTCCTTACCAGTGATAACCCCGTAGTTAGGGCCAGTTGTGGCAAAGCTTTGGCACAGGTAGCCGTCAACTATCCTGACATCGTCTTCCCCGAGGAGGCTTTAGCCGGTTTGAAAGCCTGTATTGAAGACCCCAATCCCGTGGTACACTTAGTTTCTATTATGGCACTTGGGGAGATGGGCACTCAGGGGTTGGAGATATTGACGGAATCCTTGCAAACTACAGAAAATCCCTCAGTAGCCATGGCGGTTATAAATGCCCTAGGCTCAATTCCCGATCCAAGGGCCATGGATGCCCTCAACGCCGTCTGCCAGGACGAATCCAGGGATGAAATGTTGAGGGAGGCTGCTAAGAGTGCTACCTCTCGTTTAGAACAGGTTATCAAATTCAAGGAGGTTAACGACGCTCGTTTTAATCGTTAG
- a CDS encoding cation:proton antiporter, producing MILHLFFRLGIWFLLTSDFSPANIMIGMAVAFVLPKPRICFPVREWLPVFTKSILILPQAYKEAIEMMIFPHRYEGLQLEKVRPGRPDFLIFLDIFFITFTPKTVVIKYHKEGWYEVHKIRRIQPLIDEKQK from the coding sequence ATGATTTTACATCTTTTTTTTCGTTTAGGAATCTGGTTTCTTCTAACTTCTGATTTTAGCCCCGCTAATATTATGATCGGTATGGCTGTTGCTTTTGTTTTGCCTAAACCACGTATCTGTTTTCCTGTGAGGGAGTGGTTGCCGGTTTTCACCAAGAGTATTTTAATACTCCCTCAGGCTTATAAGGAGGCAATAGAAATGATGATTTTCCCCCATCGTTATGAGGGCTTGCAACTGGAAAAGGTTAGGCCTGGTAGACCAGATTTTCTGATATTCTTAGACATATTTTTCATCACTTTTACCCCAAAAACTGTGGTGATAAAATACCACAAAGAGGGCTGGTATGAAGTCCATAAAATTCGGAGAATTCAACCCCTTATTGATGAGAAACAAAAATGA
- a CDS encoding HEAT repeat domain-containing protein, with protein sequence MDLEKIELQLNSEDIQERIRAVTALQNYTPEVAVPLLLKAKEDEQFLVRSLVAMGLGRQKTAESFATLLEMLKFDRDTNVRAEASNSLSLFGEVSIPHLQQAFHQDDSWLVRLSILGAMMELNCPNELLDVCICGIRGDDYTVKETCVSCLGALAGTEKEEEALQQLLQLVDDESWRIRAKVAIALSRYNNPRATEALNKLKQDSDHRVVAAALEKEFKMGDG encoded by the coding sequence ATGGATCTTGAAAAGATTGAATTACAACTAAATTCTGAGGATATACAAGAGAGAATAAGGGCAGTGACGGCATTACAAAATTATACTCCAGAGGTAGCAGTGCCACTTTTGTTAAAGGCAAAGGAGGATGAACAATTTTTGGTACGCTCGTTAGTAGCCATGGGATTAGGGAGACAAAAGACGGCAGAGTCTTTCGCTACCCTATTGGAAATGTTAAAATTCGACAGAGACACCAATGTAAGGGCAGAAGCCTCTAATTCCCTTTCCCTATTTGGGGAAGTATCAATACCCCACCTACAACAGGCTTTCCATCAGGATGACAGTTGGCTGGTGCGTCTGAGTATACTAGGGGCAATGATGGAATTAAACTGCCCTAATGAGTTGTTAGATGTATGTATTTGTGGGATACGAGGGGATGACTATACGGTAAAGGAGACATGTGTGAGTTGTCTAGGGGCATTAGCAGGGACGGAGAAGGAAGAGGAGGCACTACAACAATTACTGCAGCTAGTGGATGACGAGTCTTGGCGAATTCGTGCTAAAGTGGCTATCGCCCTCAGTAGATACAATAACCCCCGTGCCACTGAGGCTCTAAATAAATTAAAACAGGATTCAGATCATCGTGTGGTGGCGGCGGCGTTAGAAAAGGAATTTAAAATGGGGGATGGTTGA
- a CDS encoding Na(+)/H(+) antiporter subunit B gives MKILYVMAAVALMIKILLLPNEMAQGEESFVEMIVKDTGIPNAVSGIIFANRLYDTIFEVIVFTIAIVGVKHLLANEKPTLVVHQFTDKPSITLARLGATIVALVTIELSIRGHLSPGGGFAAGVAGGTAIGLIAITSSSQWMEKIYKRWQAETVEKLSVLAFIILAIVNLMGLELPRGEFGSLLSGGMIPLLNIIVALKVALGSWAAILLFIRYRGLL, from the coding sequence ATAAAAATTTTGTACGTAATGGCAGCAGTAGCCTTAATGATAAAAATTCTATTACTACCAAATGAAATGGCACAAGGGGAAGAATCATTTGTGGAAATGATAGTCAAAGACACAGGAATACCTAATGCTGTGTCTGGGATTATTTTCGCCAATCGTCTCTACGATACTATCTTTGAGGTGATTGTATTCACCATCGCTATTGTGGGAGTTAAACACCTATTAGCCAATGAAAAACCTACTCTCGTAGTACACCAATTTACAGATAAACCTTCAATAACCCTAGCAAGACTGGGGGCAACCATTGTAGCACTTGTAACCATTGAACTTTCAATAAGAGGACACTTAAGCCCCGGGGGGGGATTTGCGGCAGGGGTTGCAGGGGGCACAGCCATTGGTTTGATTGCTATAACTTCCTCTTCCCAGTGGATGGAAAAGATTTATAAACGCTGGCAGGCAGAAACAGTAGAAAAATTGTCCGTATTGGCCTTTATAATCCTAGCAATAGTCAATCTTATGGGACTAGAATTACCCCGTGGCGAATTTGGCAGTCTTCTCAGTGGTGGTATGATTCCTTTACTGAATATCATAGTAGCCTTAAAGGTAGCCTTGGGCTCATGGGCCGCCATTTTACTTTTTATCCGCTACAGGGGATTATTATAA
- the mreD gene encoding rod shape-determining protein MreD yields MYLRKNTPPSFWRDTPWGRRLVVVISVIFCCILLMVRIPGLELVGVTPNWLLIWLVTWSVKRNLWHSIIAAVNLGLLWDSLTGVFPSHLLGLLAVALLTTNVYRDEYVKEDAISIMLIVFGMVIINETVIALQYSLLSSIPQLDIWLNYQKNSLASAVVSSLWAPLVYFPLSPLLHPPTSRKPRLP; encoded by the coding sequence ATGTACTTGAGAAAAAATACTCCCCCCTCCTTTTGGCGAGACACCCCCTGGGGAAGACGACTGGTTGTTGTCATATCAGTCATTTTCTGTTGTATCCTATTGATGGTGCGTATCCCGGGATTAGAATTAGTGGGAGTTACTCCTAACTGGCTATTGATTTGGCTGGTAACATGGAGTGTCAAACGCAACTTGTGGCATAGTATAATTGCCGCCGTTAATTTGGGTTTGCTATGGGATAGTCTTACTGGTGTCTTCCCTTCCCACCTGTTGGGATTGTTGGCTGTGGCGTTGTTAACTACTAATGTCTATAGGGATGAATATGTGAAGGAAGATGCCATTTCCATAATGTTAATCGTCTTCGGCATGGTGATTATTAATGAGACTGTTATCGCCCTACAGTACAGCCTTCTTTCTTCTATCCCCCAACTAGACATCTGGCTTAACTACCAAAAAAACTCCCTCGCCTCTGCTGTTGTTAGTAGTTTGTGGGCACCACTTGTATACTTCCCGCTAAGCCCTCTGCTTCATCCCCCCACAAGTCGCAAACCTCGTCTTCCCTAA
- a CDS encoding acetyltransferase translates to MNEVVNQPVSQAEIEAVIVELEQYRQRLINDIINMGKKIKLSHKKVEQNINEHPEINKIDQILKQLRAQIGS, encoded by the coding sequence ATGAATGAAGTTGTCAATCAACCTGTCAGCCAAGCTGAAATTGAAGCTGTAATTGTAGAGTTAGAACAGTATCGTCAAAGACTGATCAATGATATTATCAATATGGGCAAGAAGATTAAGTTGTCTCACAAGAAGGTGGAGCAGAATATCAACGAACATCCTGAGATTAATAAAATCGACCAGATTTTAAAACAACTTCGTGCCCAAATAGGCAGTTAA
- a CDS encoding diflavin flavoprotein, with the protein MTQGRDVQVYTIAPETKVLRSRTWERLKFEVEYGLCRGTTANSFLLEGDKIAVIDPPGESFTEIYMSALAERIDLGRIDYLILGHVNPNRAVTINRLLQQAPQITIIVSNTGAKSLQEIFNHSYPDTIANKPLDIVAVKGDYSLDLGKGHQLVLFPTPNPRYPDELLTYDSKTQILYTDKLFGAHVCGEQVLDEGWQIYLEDRRYYFDCVIAPCATQVSKALEKIQNFPATIYAPAHGPLVKYGLRELVHSYRQWLAKQQGQELNVALIYASAYGNTAQIASAIARGITKAGVRVESINAEYASDEEIKTAIAQCDGFIFGSPTLGGHAPSQIQKALGIALTTAEGNKLVGVFGSYGWSGEAIDLLESKLRDGGYRFGFETIRVKFKPTEEVLKTCEEAGTDFAQALRKYKKSLKAKDKGIEETTTPRASQALGRIVGSLCIVTTKRGDLKGAMVASWVSQASFNPPGITVAVAKERAIESLLPIGAHFVLNILQEGEHADLMKHFLKPFAPGEDRFVGIDWEEGSNGCPILKSALAYLECEVKNRLECGDHWVLYALAHKGKVLSESGITAVHHRKSGAHY; encoded by the coding sequence ATGACACAGGGGAGGGATGTCCAAGTTTATACCATAGCGCCAGAGACAAAAGTATTACGTTCGAGGACATGGGAACGATTAAAGTTTGAAGTAGAATATGGGTTGTGTAGGGGCACCACAGCCAATTCCTTCTTGTTGGAGGGGGATAAAATTGCCGTAATTGACCCGCCGGGAGAGTCATTCACGGAAATTTACATGTCAGCCTTGGCCGAGAGGATAGACCTAGGTAGGATAGACTATCTTATTCTAGGACATGTCAACCCCAATAGGGCAGTCACCATAAACCGATTACTACAACAAGCGCCACAGATAACTATTATCGTCTCTAACACAGGGGCAAAATCCCTACAAGAGATTTTTAACCACAGTTATCCGGACACTATTGCTAATAAGCCCTTGGACATAGTAGCAGTAAAGGGTGACTATAGTCTAGACCTAGGGAAGGGGCATCAGTTAGTACTCTTCCCCACCCCCAACCCCCGTTACCCCGACGAATTACTTACTTATGACAGCAAGACGCAAATCCTCTACACCGACAAATTATTCGGAGCACACGTTTGTGGTGAACAGGTGTTAGATGAAGGTTGGCAGATTTATCTAGAAGATAGACGTTATTATTTTGACTGTGTGATTGCTCCTTGTGCAACCCAAGTCAGTAAGGCACTGGAAAAAATTCAGAATTTCCCTGCCACCATCTACGCCCCAGCCCATGGTCCTCTGGTAAAATATGGTCTAAGGGAGTTAGTCCATTCATACAGGCAGTGGTTAGCCAAACAGCAGGGTCAGGAGTTAAATGTAGCCCTGATTTACGCCTCAGCCTACGGTAATACGGCCCAGATAGCCTCTGCCATTGCCCGGGGAATAACCAAGGCGGGGGTAAGGGTTGAGTCTATCAATGCCGAGTATGCCAGTGATGAAGAGATTAAGACAGCCATAGCCCAATGTGATGGATTTATATTTGGCTCCCCCACCCTAGGTGGACATGCCCCCTCCCAAATCCAAAAGGCCCTGGGGATAGCCCTAACCACTGCCGAGGGAAATAAACTGGTGGGGGTGTTTGGCTCCTATGGTTGGAGTGGGGAGGCTATTGATTTGCTAGAATCGAAATTGAGGGATGGGGGTTATCGTTTCGGTTTTGAGACTATTCGGGTAAAATTTAAGCCCACAGAGGAAGTGTTAAAAACCTGTGAAGAGGCTGGCACTGACTTTGCCCAGGCTTTGAGAAAATACAAGAAATCCCTAAAGGCCAAGGACAAGGGCATAGAAGAAACCACCACCCCAAGGGCATCTCAAGCCCTGGGAAGGATTGTTGGCTCCCTTTGTATAGTCACCACCAAGAGGGGGGATTTGAAGGGGGCCATGGTAGCTTCCTGGGTTTCTCAGGCCAGTTTTAATCCTCCCGGCATAACCGTGGCAGTGGCCAAAGAGAGGGCCATTGAATCCCTCTTACCCATTGGGGCTCATTTTGTTTTAAATATACTACAAGAGGGGGAACATGCCGACCTGATGAAACACTTTTTAAAACCCTTCGCCCCCGGGGAAGATCGTTTTGTTGGCATAGACTGGGAGGAAGGTAGTAACGGTTGTCCCATCTTGAAGTCTGCCCTAGCCTATTTAGAATGTGAGGTGAAGAATCGTCTAGAGTGTGGGGATCATTGGGTATTATATGCCCTTGCCCACAAAGGGAAAGTCCTGTCAGAATCCGGCATTACTGCCGTGCATCACCGCAAATCCGGCGCCCACTACTAG
- a CDS encoding phycobilisome protein has product MLTERAKELIPKARIFSLETVKNIYPERVISIFQEADDEGKYLSDSDMEEIANLVPFLRESLENSKTIRDKAQEIVEGARKEVLKAFPEITGPGGELYPPNRAEACWRDLWHFLRCISYAIAGKIEQFTSDFGLANMELLYQELKVPLPAMVLGLEKVKTYSLYYFSEEQKSFLSPYFDHLIERLKQFKSG; this is encoded by the coding sequence ATGTTAACAGAAAGAGCAAAAGAACTAATACCAAAAGCCAGAATTTTTAGTTTGGAAACTGTGAAAAATATCTATCCGGAGAGGGTGATTAGTATATTCCAAGAAGCAGACGATGAGGGGAAATACCTCAGCGATTCTGATATGGAAGAAATAGCAAATCTGGTGCCTTTTCTCAGGGAAAGTCTGGAAAATAGCAAAACAATCCGAGACAAGGCCCAGGAAATTGTAGAGGGAGCCAGAAAGGAAGTATTAAAAGCTTTTCCGGAAATTACCGGCCCAGGTGGGGAACTTTATCCCCCCAATAGGGCAGAAGCCTGTTGGCGCGACCTCTGGCATTTTCTCCGCTGTATAAGTTACGCCATCGCGGGGAAAATTGAACAATTCACCAGCGATTTTGGTTTAGCAAATATGGAGTTGCTTTATCAAGAATTAAAAGTCCCCCTGCCGGCAATGGTATTGGGACTGGAGAAGGTGAAAACCTATAGTTTGTACTATTTTTCTGAGGAACAAAAATCGTTCCTTTCCCCCTATTTTGACCATTTAATTGAACGCCTAAAACAGTTTAAATCAGGGTGA
- a CDS encoding TRAP transporter large permease subunit, protein MSVDWLGLLMFAGALLFLATGYPVAFSLGGVGLIFALIGWGLGIFDPMLLAAIPSRIFGIMSNYTLLAIPYFIFLGAILENTGIAERLLETMGILFGRLRGGLALAVVVVGALLAATTGVVAATVVAMGLISLPIMLRYGYDKRLATGVIAASGTLGQIIPPSVVLVVLADQLGIPVGDLFIASVIPGLLMAAAFAIHVLMVAWLRPDIAPALPAEVRKIDGKQLWIRVSEALVPPVLLIFLVLGSIFFGVATPTEAGALGAIGAMALAGRAGRLNWQTLRKACESTMVITTIVLFILLGSTVFSLVFRGIGGDRFIEDLLVNLPGGKWGFLTVNMTVIFLLGFFIDFFEIAFIVVPLFAPVAKTMGIDLLWYGVLLGANLQTSFLTPPFGFALFYLRGVAPKEVTTQDIYLGVIPFILLQLLVLILIIIFPPLATFLPSISATT, encoded by the coding sequence ATGTCTGTTGACTGGTTGGGATTATTAATGTTTGCCGGGGCGTTATTATTTCTTGCTACCGGCTATCCTGTGGCATTTTCCTTGGGAGGGGTAGGGCTGATTTTTGCCCTAATAGGCTGGGGTTTGGGGATTTTTGACCCAATGCTGTTAGCGGCTATTCCCTCCCGCATCTTTGGGATTATGTCAAATTATACCCTTTTGGCTATCCCCTACTTTATCTTTTTGGGGGCAATACTGGAAAACACGGGGATTGCCGAAAGACTATTAGAAACAATGGGGATATTATTTGGGCGTCTGCGAGGGGGATTAGCCCTGGCAGTGGTAGTGGTGGGGGCGTTGTTGGCGGCTACCACGGGGGTAGTAGCGGCAACAGTAGTGGCAATGGGGTTGATTTCCCTGCCAATAATGCTGCGGTATGGTTACGACAAGCGATTAGCCACAGGAGTGATTGCCGCCAGTGGCACCCTTGGGCAAATTATACCCCCCAGTGTAGTGTTAGTGGTATTGGCAGACCAATTAGGTATACCGGTGGGAGACTTATTCATTGCCTCAGTAATCCCAGGATTGTTGATGGCGGCTGCCTTTGCCATTCACGTGTTGATGGTTGCCTGGTTACGTCCGGATATTGCCCCCGCCTTACCTGCAGAGGTGAGGAAGATAGATGGGAAACAGTTGTGGATTAGAGTTAGCGAAGCCCTAGTGCCGCCGGTTTTACTGATTTTTCTCGTTTTGGGAAGCATATTTTTTGGCGTGGCAACCCCGACGGAAGCTGGGGCGTTGGGAGCCATTGGAGCCATGGCATTAGCAGGTAGGGCTGGCCGTTTGAATTGGCAAACCCTCCGAAAAGCTTGTGAATCTACCATGGTAATCACCACTATAGTTTTATTTATTCTCCTGGGCTCAACCGTCTTCAGTCTGGTATTCAGGGGCATAGGTGGCGATAGATTTATTGAGGACTTATTGGTGAATTTGCCGGGGGGAAAATGGGGTTTTTTGACGGTAAACATGACTGTTATTTTTCTCCTAGGCTTTTTTATTGACTTCTTTGAAATTGCCTTTATTGTTGTCCCCTTATTTGCCCCTGTTGCCAAAACTATGGGAATAGATTTATTATGGTACGGAGTCCTTTTAGGCGCTAACTTGCAGACATCCTTCCTCACGCCTCCCTTTGGTTTTGCCTTATTTTACCTAAGAGGAGTCGCCCCTAAGGAAGTTACTACTCAGGATATATATCTTGGTGTCATCCCCTTCATACTCCTACAATTACTAGTTTTAATTTTGATTATTATCTTCCCGCCATTGGCAACTTTTTTACCCTCCATCTCTGCTACTACTTAA
- a CDS encoding HEAT repeat domain-containing protein: MDKRFSVLFNITEEAALRLLQTPLEKLDDPSARYAAACHLVHFKSPRTIRALIEAIENCDDQLYNRITKRKAIETLGRFKAEEALPVIRKCLADDDCYTVENAVWAIGEIGTTDDSLLEEITALLAKPGQNYRVIIQTLARLQYEPAADSIRPFLAYNDDCVVSAAISALARLEGDYSQVSRLLDFLQSPNVNVRRGVIQDLMDLNYYPAIPAIASCPVSIVFRLRGIRHLGENAIRGGVKSFSEVEPYLDQVIYDDPNTLELVHEYDAPPSVDFLIQELYHTDFGRCYLAVKTLQQYHRQGLGEILMDTWQREAHNDYGAHYHVIRLWGRLKYQPAFDLLVEALENTAPQFQKSRAAAALALANFGGYNVLHLLRKNIHTDIFDLKYACLLALSQLGDWETISQFRDDPDLLIREKAKSIFQKKS, encoded by the coding sequence ATGGATAAGCGTTTCAGCGTACTATTCAATATTACTGAGGAAGCTGCCCTCCGCCTCTTACAAACCCCCCTGGAGAAATTAGATGACCCCAGTGCCAGGTATGCTGCTGCCTGTCACCTAGTACACTTCAAAAGTCCTCGGACTATCCGGGCGCTAATAGAGGCCATTGAAAATTGTGATGACCAATTGTACAACAGGATTACCAAGAGAAAGGCCATAGAAACCCTGGGGAGGTTTAAGGCGGAAGAGGCATTGCCCGTCATTCGCAAGTGTCTGGCAGACGATGACTGTTACACGGTGGAAAACGCCGTATGGGCAATAGGGGAAATAGGGACCACCGACGACTCCTTGTTGGAGGAAATTACTGCCCTTTTGGCCAAACCTGGTCAAAATTATCGGGTAATCATCCAAACCCTAGCCCGTTTGCAGTATGAGCCAGCAGCCGACTCTATTCGTCCCTTTCTTGCCTACAATGACGACTGTGTGGTAAGTGCGGCCATTAGTGCCCTTGCCCGTCTAGAAGGGGATTATAGTCAAGTTTCCAGACTGTTGGACTTTCTCCAGTCTCCCAATGTGAATGTCAGACGGGGGGTTATTCAGGACTTGATGGACTTAAATTATTATCCCGCCATACCGGCCATTGCTTCTTGTCCAGTTTCCATTGTCTTCCGGTTGCGGGGTATTCGTCATCTTGGGGAAAATGCCATCCGTGGAGGGGTGAAATCCTTCTCAGAAGTCGAGCCCTATTTAGATCAGGTGATCTATGATGATCCCAACACCCTGGAACTGGTACATGAATATGATGCCCCTCCTAGTGTCGATTTCCTCATCCAGGAATTGTATCACACCGACTTTGGCCGCTGTTATCTTGCCGTCAAGACTCTCCAACAATACCACCGTCAGGGGTTAGGGGAGATTCTAATGGACACTTGGCAACGGGAGGCTCATAACGACTATGGAGCCCATTATCATGTTATCAGATTGTGGGGGAGACTTAAATACCAACCCGCTTTTGACTTGTTGGTAGAAGCCTTGGAAAACACTGCCCCTCAATTTCAAAAATCCCGTGCTGCTGCTGCCTTGGCCCTAGCCAATTTTGGTGGCTATAATGTCCTCCATTTACTCAGAAAAAATATACACACAGATATTTTCGATTTAAAATACGCTTGTTTGTTAGCACTTTCTCAGCTGGGTGACTGGGAGACTATATCTCAATTTCGTGACGACCCTGACCTCTTAATTAGAGAAAAAGCTAAGAGCATTTTCCAGAAAAAATCTTAA
- the gshA gene encoding glutamate--cysteine ligase, translating to MLLSKGSEVEVYTGTREGEIVGLSHRIVQDLRGFVREPDSRNVEYTTAPLCNYDKLLCALLRPRQQLRRYLETLGDYTIVPGSTLSLGDSSTFFRSDPQNPYHEYIEKTYHTNIVTASVHINIGISNTEKLIQAYRLIRCEAPLLLALSASSPFLDNRVTGYHSTRWHLFPHTPKHVPLFHNHSHFIQWMEKQLSCGTMQNVRHLWCSVRPNGDNRPYSLNRLELRICDLVLNPLHLLAITALLEARITQVLADDTLDPLKRSTISQGDLETELLKIIRHNEEAASRDSLEAKLYHWQDGREIIARHWLENLLAELYPLAKQLGFACFLSPVYNILRDGNQAQQWLRQYQQGMSIREIIQQAIDAVYQEEKELEDKLCQTIVTA from the coding sequence GTGCTACTATCAAAAGGATCTGAGGTAGAGGTATATACGGGAACTAGGGAAGGAGAAATTGTAGGACTTTCCCATAGAATAGTACAAGACTTGCGGGGATTTGTAAGAGAACCAGACAGTCGTAATGTGGAATATACTACTGCCCCTCTTTGTAATTATGATAAACTCCTGTGTGCCCTGCTGCGCCCGCGTCAGCAATTAAGGCGGTATCTGGAGACACTGGGGGACTATACCATAGTGCCAGGAAGTACACTCTCCTTGGGGGATAGTAGCACATTTTTCCGGTCAGATCCCCAAAATCCCTATCACGAGTATATAGAAAAAACCTACCACACCAACATTGTAACTGCCAGTGTCCATATTAACATAGGCATTAGTAACACAGAGAAACTTATCCAGGCATATCGTCTTATTCGCTGTGAAGCACCACTTTTGCTGGCTTTAAGTGCGTCTTCCCCCTTTCTAGACAATAGGGTTACGGGTTACCATTCCACCCGCTGGCATCTGTTTCCCCACACACCCAAACATGTGCCCCTGTTTCACAATCATAGCCATTTTATCCAATGGATGGAAAAACAACTCAGTTGCGGCACTATGCAGAATGTGAGACACCTGTGGTGTTCCGTGAGACCAAATGGGGATAATCGCCCTTATAGTTTAAATCGTCTAGAATTAAGGATATGTGATTTAGTGCTTAATCCCCTCCACCTATTAGCCATCACTGCCCTTTTGGAAGCCAGAATCACCCAGGTTTTGGCCGACGACACCCTTGATCCTTTAAAACGGAGTACTATTAGTCAAGGGGATTTAGAAACAGAATTGTTGAAAATCATTCGTCACAACGAGGAAGCCGCCAGCCGAGATAGTTTAGAGGCAAAACTATACCACTGGCAAGATGGCAGGGAGATTATCGCTCGTCACTGGCTAGAAAACCTCCTGGCAGAGTTGTATCCCCTGGCAAAACAATTGGGATTTGCCTGTTTTCTTAGCCCCGTCTATAACATCCTACGGGATGGAAACCAGGCTCAACAGTGGCTGCGACAGTATCAACAGGGCATGTCCATTAGGGAAATCATACAACAAGCCATCGATGCCGTCTATCAGGAGGAGAAGGAATTGGAGGACAAACTCTGCCAGACCATCGTCACCGCCTGA